A single window of Gaiellales bacterium DNA harbors:
- a CDS encoding MFS transporter yields MHDELTAWALVRDRAVALLVGVELLQGLALGATTTALGWQAYARAHDPLVLGLLGLAEFVPAAVLAIPAGHLADRRDRRWVGLAGLAGLAVVTLGLAADAAAGDTAVWPLYALAFGVGLANAVANPAVSPLLAAAVPPAALARMVAIATSTSQAAVIAGPALGGILQRLGNPVPYLLAAGASALAAAGIAALPAAIGAAHVEEQEATLSDALAGVRFILSVPPLLGAISLDLMAVLFGGVTALLPVFSSDILHVGAVGNGLLRAAPGAGALIMGIVLSARPLRRRVGVTLFVVVAGYGACTVLFGLSRSFALSLVALAGLAAADMVSMLLRATIGPLFTPPALRGRVAAVERVFIGASNELGAFESGVAAAVIGAVPAVVLGGAASIVVAAVWAWRFPALRHVDRFADIEPADAPARPRRDALRSRSRGP; encoded by the coding sequence GTGCACGACGAGCTCACCGCATGGGCGCTTGTGCGCGACCGCGCCGTCGCGCTGCTGGTCGGCGTCGAGCTGCTGCAGGGTCTGGCGCTCGGCGCCACGACCACCGCCCTGGGGTGGCAGGCGTATGCACGCGCGCACGATCCCCTGGTGCTGGGGTTGCTGGGGCTCGCAGAGTTCGTGCCGGCGGCGGTGCTCGCCATTCCGGCAGGCCACCTCGCCGACCGCCGCGACCGCCGCTGGGTCGGGCTCGCCGGGCTGGCCGGCCTCGCCGTGGTGACGCTGGGACTTGCCGCGGACGCGGCCGCCGGTGACACGGCCGTGTGGCCGCTCTACGCGCTCGCGTTCGGTGTCGGCCTTGCGAACGCTGTGGCCAATCCGGCGGTCAGCCCGCTGCTTGCGGCGGCGGTTCCGCCCGCGGCACTGGCACGCATGGTGGCGATAGCGACGTCGACGTCCCAGGCGGCCGTCATCGCTGGGCCCGCCCTCGGCGGCATCCTCCAGCGGCTCGGCAACCCCGTGCCGTACCTGCTCGCCGCCGGGGCGTCGGCCCTCGCGGCCGCCGGGATCGCCGCTCTGCCGGCGGCGATCGGCGCCGCCCATGTGGAAGAGCAGGAGGCGACGCTCTCGGACGCCCTCGCCGGCGTGCGGTTCATCCTCTCGGTGCCTCCGCTGCTCGGCGCCATCTCGCTCGACCTGATGGCCGTTCTGTTCGGCGGAGTGACCGCGCTGCTCCCCGTGTTCTCGAGCGACATCCTCCACGTCGGAGCCGTCGGCAACGGCCTTCTCCGAGCCGCGCCGGGTGCGGGTGCGCTGATCATGGGGATCGTCCTCAGCGCGCGTCCGCTCCGCCGGCGCGTCGGCGTCACGCTGTTCGTGGTGGTTGCAGGCTACGGCGCCTGCACGGTGCTGTTCGGCCTGTCGCGGAGCTTCGCGTTGTCGCTGGTTGCGCTCGCCGGCCTCGCCGCTGCAGACATGGTCAGCATGCTGCTGCGCGCCACGATCGGCCCGCTGTTCACACCGCCGGCGCTCCGGGGCCGCGTTGCAGCCGTGGAACGCGTCTTCATCGGAGCCTCGAACGAACTGGGCGCGTTCGAGTCCGGCGTGGCGGCGGCCGTCATCGGCGCCGTCCCCGCGGTCGTGCTGGGCGGGGCGGCGTCGATCGTCGTGGCGGCCGTCTGGGCCTGGCGCTTCCCGGCACTTCGCCACGTCGACCGGTTC
- a CDS encoding LLM class flavin-dependent oxidoreductase has protein sequence MTHPKRIGFLSFGHWHPAGGMTNSAADALLQTVELAVAAEEIGIDGAFVRVHHFARQLGSPFPLLAAIGVRTSRIEIGTGVIDMRYENPLYMAEDAGAADLLAGGRLQLGISRGSPEPAWRGAEAFGHSLEAEDVWEKTARFRAAIAGAGVVHADAGGRPAEATLAVQPQSPGLADRIWWGSGTRASAVSTAELGMNLMSSTLLLEDTQVPFDELQAEQIQLFRDSWAEAGHTREPRVSVSRSVIPITSDLDRRLFGGDPNEDQVGWLDGAMARFGRTYTGEPDRIAEELAQDAAVKAADTVLLTVPNQLGVDYNARLLETIARHIAPAIGWSATTAASASA, from the coding sequence ATGACCCACCCCAAGCGCATCGGCTTTCTCTCCTTCGGTCACTGGCATCCAGCGGGCGGCATGACCAACAGCGCCGCGGACGCGCTGCTGCAGACGGTGGAGCTGGCGGTCGCCGCCGAGGAGATCGGCATCGACGGCGCGTTCGTTCGCGTCCACCATTTCGCCCGGCAGCTGGGCTCGCCGTTCCCCCTGCTCGCCGCCATCGGCGTGCGCACGAGCCGTATCGAGATCGGCACCGGCGTCATCGACATGCGCTACGAGAACCCCCTCTACATGGCCGAGGATGCCGGCGCCGCCGACCTGCTCGCCGGCGGGCGCCTCCAGCTCGGCATCAGCCGCGGATCGCCGGAGCCGGCGTGGCGCGGCGCCGAGGCGTTCGGCCACTCGCTCGAGGCCGAGGACGTGTGGGAAAAGACGGCGCGCTTTCGCGCGGCGATCGCGGGCGCGGGGGTCGTGCACGCCGACGCGGGCGGGCGGCCGGCGGAGGCGACGCTCGCGGTGCAGCCGCAGTCGCCGGGCCTTGCCGACCGCATCTGGTGGGGCTCGGGAACCCGCGCGTCCGCCGTGTCGACCGCCGAGCTCGGCATGAACCTGATGAGCTCGACCCTGCTCTTGGAGGACACCCAGGTGCCGTTCGACGAGCTGCAGGCAGAGCAGATCCAGCTCTTCCGCGACTCGTGGGCAGAGGCCGGCCACACGCGCGAGCCGCGCGTCTCGGTCAGCCGCAGCGTCATCCCGATCACGTCGGATCTCGACCGGCGGCTGTTCGGAGGAGATCCGAACGAGGACCAGGTCGGCTGGCTGGACGGCGCAATGGCCCGCTTCGGCCGCACCTACACCGGCGAGCCCGACCGGATCGCCGAGGAGCTTGCGCAGGACGCGGCGGTCAAGGCCGCCGACACGGTGCTGCTCACGGTCCCGAACCAGCTCGGGGTCGACTACAACGCACGGCTGCTCGAGACGATCGCCCGGCACATCGCACCCGCCATCGGCTGGAGCGCGACGACCGCCGCTTCGGCGAGCGCCTGA